From Drosophila virilis strain 15010-1051.87 chromosome X, Dvir_AGI_RSII-ME, whole genome shotgun sequence, the proteins below share one genomic window:
- the ase gene encoding achaete-scute complex protein T8: MAALSFSPSPPPPKSNSSSKENAASNQLKSSARSSGAVTPLGGSSSKAFTKITVNNVLSESGANALQQHISNSNTIIRKIKDFGMLGAAAAAATATAGTALSRKRPLAETRCPNIENKPFGAVSAAGKRSKLTKKQPKQSQSQCQVEEQQLPAAKCLAELVQRAGGTGTPGRKGLPLPQAVARRNARERNRVKQVNNGFAALRERIPDEISEAFEAQGAGRGASKKLSKVETLRMAVEYIRSLERLLGFDFPPLSAAAAAAAAAAAAAAGCNSNSESSGDDSYMFIKDEFDGLDEQFDETLSNYELEESMCMQEQLQLEQQQQQLPEELLLPNVTTLNGLQYVRIAGTSTYQLLTPDMLQRQDSSGREDEQHLNALIDTNCSSNSPTIAAAAAALSNGECVKFGSSLTREPVPTAAATTTSRSTSPATTTTTTTTRGSSSMHQPPGEDDAAAVAVSPVAVAVANELLLQACAAQQQQQQQQQQQQQLIKQEYSEGDFVHVTSNNNNNNNSSSNNSSNSSPPAINRSNNNNNNYQQQQLLCAGSLLPPFYDQETASFYDNVVVGLPSFKKEFHDVLQDQATNNASVCLSDESMIDAIDWWEAHTPKSDAAAGAVAGI; encoded by the coding sequence ATGGCTGCACTCAGCTTCAGCccatcgccgccgccgcccaaaagcaacagcagcagcaaggagAATGCCGCCAGCAATCAGCTGAAGAGCAGCGCCCGTTCATCGGGTGCAGTGACTCCATtgggcggcagcagcagcaaggccTTCACCAAAATCACCGTCAACAATGTGCTCAGCGAAAGCGGCGCCaatgcgctgcagcagcacatcAGCAATTCGAACACGATTATACGCAAGATCAAGGATTTCGGTATGCTCGGcgccgcagcggcagcggcaacggccaCGGCGGGCACGGCGTTGAGCCGCAAGCGGCCGCTGGCCGAGACCAGATGCCCAAACATTGAGAATAAACCATTCGGAGCTGTCAGCGCAGCCGGCAAACGCAGCAAGCTAACCAAAAAGCAGCCAAAGCAAAGTCAAAGCCAATGTCAAgtggaggagcagcagctgcccgcGGCCAAGTGCCTGGCGGAGCTGGTGCAGCGTGCCGGCGGCACGGGTACGCCGGGACGCAAGggtctgccgctgccgcaggcTGTCGCCCGTCGCAATGCCCGGGAACGCAATCGGGTCAAGCAGGTGAACAACGGTTTTGCGGCGCTACGCGAACGCATACCCGACGAGATATCGGAGGCGTTTGAGGCGCAGGGCGCCGGCCGCGGCGCCAGCAAAAAGTTATCCAAAGTGGAAACACTGCGCATGGCCGTCGAATATATACGCAGTCTGGAGCGTTTATTGGGTTTCGATTTTCCGCCTCTAtctgcggcagcggcggcggcagcggcagcggcagcagcggcggctggCTGCAATTCAAATAGCGAATCAAGCGGCGATGATAGCTACATGTTTATCAAGGACGAATTCGATGGCCTAGACGAGCAATTCGATGAGACGCTGAGCAACTATGAGCTCGAGGAGAGCATGTGCATGCAGgagcagttgcagttggagcagcagcagcaacagttgccggaggagctgctgctgccgaatGTGACAACGCTGAACGGTTTGCAGTATGTGAGAATAGCCGGCACGAGCACCTATCAGCTGCTAACGCCGGATATGCTGCAGCGGCAGGATAGCTCAGGTCGAGAGGATGAGCAACATTTGAATGCACTAATTGACACAAATTGCTCGAGCAACAGTccaacaattgctgctgcggcagctgcattAAGCAACGGTGAATGTGTAAAATTCGGCTCGAGTTTAACGCGAGAGCCcgtgccaacagcagcagcaacaacaaccagtcGCAGCACATcgccggcaacaacaacaacaacaacaacaacacgaggCAGTTCATCAATGCATCAACCACCAGGTGAAGACGACgccgctgcagttgcagtttcacctgtcgccgttgccgttgctaaTGAACTCTTGTTGCAGGCGTGTGccgcacaacagcaacagcaacaacagcaacaacagcaacaacaactgatcAAACAGGAATACAGCGAGGGCGATTTTGTGCATgtcaccagcaacaacaacaacaacaacaacagcagcagcaacaacagcagcaacagctccccGCCAGCAATcaaccgcagcaacaacaacaacaacaactatcagcagcaacaattgctgtGCGCCGGCTCGTTGTTGCCGCCGTTCTATGATCAGGAAACGGCCTCGTTCTAtgacaatgttgttgttggcctgcCCAGCTTTAAAAAGGAATTCCACGATGTGCTGCAGGATCAGGCGACAAACAATGCCagcgtctgtctgtccgatgAGAGCATGATCGATGCGATTGATTGGTGGGAGGCGCATACGCCCAAATCGGATGCGGCTGCCGGCGCTGTGGCGGgcatttaa
- the Cyp4g1 gene encoding cytochrome P450 4g1, with the protein MSVETVQETLQQATGSTGSFMLSPLLTGLVGTMLIMALYEYWHRNTREYRMVANIPSPPSLPIIGMAHLAAGLSNAEILAVGLGYLNKYGETMKAWLGNVLIVFLTNPSDIELILSGHQHLTKAEEYRYFKPWFGDGLLISNGHHWRHHRKMIAPTFHQSILKSFVPTFVDHSKAVSARMAKEAGKSFDVHDYMSQTTVDILLSTAMGVKKLPEGNKSFEYAQAVVDMCDIIHKRQVKLLYRLDSIYKFTKLREKGDRMMNIILGMTRKVVKDRKDNFQNETHAIIEEVEETPVKQSRVTSATKKEGLRDDLDDIDENDVGAKRRLALLDAMVEMAKNPDIEWNEKDIMDEVNTIMFEGHDTTSAGSSFALCMLGIHKHIQERVFAEQKSIFGDNMQRDCTFADTMEMKYLERVILETLRMYPPVPLIARRLDHDVKLVSGPYTVPKGTTVVLLQYCVHRRPDIYPNPTEFDPDNFLPERAANRHYYSFIPFSAGPRSCVGRKYAMLKLKVLLSTIVRNFIVHSTDTEADFKLQADIILKLENGFNISLEPRKYQTVA; encoded by the coding sequence ATGTCTGTGGAAACGGTGCAGGAGACGCTGCAACAGGCAACGGGCAGCACGGGCAGCTTCATGCTCAGCCCCCTGCTAACTGGCCTGGTTGGCACCATGCTGATCATGGCCCTGTACGAGTACTGGCATCGCAATACCCGGGAATATCGTATGGTGGCCAATATACCATCGCCGCCATCGTTGCCAATAATTGGCATGGCCCATTTGGCGGCAGGTTTGAGCAATGCCGAGATTCTGGCTGTCGGTCTGGGCTATCTGAACAAATATGGCGAGACAATGAAGGCCTGGCTGGGCAATGTGCTGATTGTGTTCCTTACGAATCCCAGCGACATTGAGCTCATATTGAGCGGACACCAGCATCTGACCAAGGCCGAGGAATATCGCTACTTTAAGCCCTGGTTCGGTGATGGGCTGCTGATCAGCAATGGCCACCATTGGCGCCATCATCGCAAAATGATTGCGCCCACATTCCATCAGAGCATCTTGAAGAGCTTTGTGCCAACGTTCGTGGATCACTCGAAGGCCGTGTCGGCGCGCATGGCCAAGGAGGCAGGCAAATCATTCGATGTGCACGATTATATGTCACAGACAACCGTCGATATACTGTTGTCGACGGCAATGGGCGTCAAGAAGCTGCCGGAGGGCAATAAGAGTTTCGAGTATGCCCAGGCTGTGGTGGACATGTGCGATATTATACACAAGCGTCAGGTGAAGCTATTGTATCGTTTGGATAGCATCTATAAGTTTACCAAGCTGCGCGAGAAGGGTGATCGCATGATGAACATCATATTGGGCATGACACGCAAGGTGGTCAAGGATCGCAAGGATAATTTCCAAAACGAAACGCATGCCATTATCGAGGAGGTCGAGGAGACGCCCGTCAAGCAGTCACGCGTCACGTCCGCAACCAAAAAGGAGGGTCTGCGCGACGATTTGGATGACATCGATGAGAACGATGTTGGCGCCAAGCGTCGTTTGGCACTGCTCGACGCCATGGTCGAGATGGCCAAGAATCCCGATATCGAATGGAACGAAAAGGACATCATGGATGAGGTGAACACAATCATGTTTGAGGGTCATGACACCACCTCGGCTGGCTCCAGTTTTGCGCTCTGCATGCTGGGCATACACAAGCACATCCAGGAGCGTGTCTTTGCCGAACAGAAGTCAATCTTTGGCGATAATATGCAGCGCGATTGCACCTTTGCCGACACCATGGAAATGAAATATCTGGAGCGCGTCATACTCGAAACATTGCGCATGTATCCGCCAGTGCCATTGATTGCCCGCCGTTTGGATCACGATGTCAAGCTGGTCAGTGGACCGTATACGGTGCCCAAGGGCACCACCGTTGTTCTTCTCCAATATTGTGTCCATCGTCGTCCCGACATCTATCCCAATCCGACCGAATTCGATCCCGATAATTTCCTGCCGGAACGTGCCGCCAACAGGCACTACTACAGCTTCATACCGTTCAGTGCGGGACCGCGCAGCTGTGTTGGACGCAAATATGCCATGCTCAAGCTGAAGGTTCTTCTATCCACAATTGTGCGCAACTTTATTGTTCACTCGACCGACACGGAGGCGGACTTTAAGCTGCAGGCGGACATTATACTCAAGCTGGAGAATGGCTTCAATATTTCGCTTGAGCCGCGCAAATATCAAACGGTCGCGTAg